The Syngnathus scovelli strain Florida chromosome 19, RoL_Ssco_1.2, whole genome shotgun sequence region GTAGTTTCTGCTGCTTGCGCTCCGGTGGGCGACGCCTTGCGCTGGCTTTGAAAGTTGCGTTGCGTTGTGCGGGCTTGTCGCCACTTGTCGCACCAAGCCGAGCTCCGGATCGAAGCGGAAGAACATTCGTTTGCCTTTCAAAGGCTTCTGCAAACCGAATGCGGTAAAGCGAGTCACGTCGTGTCGAGCTCTGCCAGGAATGGCAAGAAGCTAAACTTTGACCCGGTGCAGCGGCGGCGAAGGACGCGCTCTCGCACCTGAACGCCCCACAGCGCACATGTTGCCGCGGTAGTTGTTGCTCAAAGTCGCATGGCGTGGTGAGCTTCAAGAATTGACAGCGGTGGCGGGACCGACACTGAAGAAGATCAGATCCAGCGAGGCAAAGCCACGTAGCAACggggaaaaaaagcagcttGCAAATGTCTTGCTGGAAAGTTACTCAACACCGATGAACACGAATatttgcgcgtgtgtgcgctctCGCcaagctcaggtgaggagccgtTCACGTGCAGCACGCCGGCCGCCGCAGATGTGGTGATCATGGTGGATGGCTCCTGGAGCATTGGGCGCAGCAACTTCCACCTAGTCAGAAGCTTCCTGGAGAACCTGGTGCGGGCCTTCGAAGTGGATGAGGACCGCACGCGCGTGGGTCAGTACCGGCCGGCATGGCAAGCTCTCCGTCCAGCACATGTGACGTGTTCGGCGCCCACAGGCTTGGTGCAGTTCAGCGGCGAGCCGAGGCTGGAGTGGCACCTGAACCGTCACCAGAGCAAAGCGGCCGTGCTGGACGCCGTTCGGAACCTGCCGTACAAAGGCGGGAACACCCTGACAGGTACACCGGCCGAGCTTGGCACGCTTCCTCGAGCGCTGCTCAAGGAAGCGTCCTCGACAAACCCAGGTCTGGCGCTGAGCTTCGTCCTGGAGAACAGCTTCAAAGCGGAGTCTGGATCCCGAGCTCACGTCCCCAAAGTTGCCATCCTAATTACGGACGGAAAGTCCCAAGATGACGTGGTGCCCCCCGCGCAGAACCTGAGGAACGCCGGGATTCGAGTGTTTGCTGTTGGTACGAATCGGACCGACCAGCGTGACCTCTCACCTGGCGCTGCTGCCTTACTTTCTTCCCCATCGGGTAGGCGTGAAGAACGCGGACGAGGAAGagctgaaggccatcgcctcgcCACCCGCCGACATGCATGTCTACAATGTGGCCGGCTTTGATGTGATGAGTGACATCGTGGGCGTTCTGACCAGGAGCGTGTGCCGCACGGTGGAGCAGCTGGCAGGTTGGACACGTCACCTGCCGCATTCCTCTTTTTAGAATCGTCAACTGCTTGTCCAATCTAtgaagtttgtgcttttgagggGTTCTGACCTCCGACACATCCAATATGGCTGACGTCGAGTTCTCTCGCTTTGGTTGAGTCCTCTTTCAGTGGGTTTGTTTGGTTCTTTGTTTTGGCTTTTGCAGAGGCAGGCGGTGGCGCCCCCCCGCCCGAAGGCTTGGCCCCTCCCCGCGACCTGGTGACCTCCGATGTCACGGCTCGGAGTTTCCGCGTGACGTGGACACCGCCGCCGACTGGTCAAGTGGAGCGCTACCGTGTGGTTTACTACCCGGCGAACAGTGGCAGGCCGGAGGAGAAGGTCGCGCCAATGGGGCCGGGGCGTctgggcggcggcggccgggTGGTGACACGTTGTGTCCGCATCACAGGTAGTGCCAGGGTCGGAGCATAGCGTCCTGCTGGACCACCTCAGTTCTCTGAGCGAATACCAGGTGGCCGTGTTCGCCGTCTACCGCAGCACCGCCAGCGAGGCGCTGAGAGGCAGCGCCACCACGCGTACGTGGGCCAATAGCCCGAGGCCCAGAGCGGCTGAACCCGCCAGCCTAACCTTGCCGCCGTTGACCCCGCAGTGGCCTTGCCCACCGTGGAGCACCTGGACCTGTTAGAGCCCACCCACGACACCATGAGGGTCCGCTGGACGACCGCCCCGGCTGCATCAGGATACATGATCCTTTACGCGCCGCTCAGCCAGGGAGAGCTCGACGACGAGAAAGAGGTAAGCGACGCAAAGACTACGAAAAAACGCGGGAAAATGATGATGACATCACCACGTGAAGACAGATGATGTCATCAGAAAATGGCCAATATGATGTCATGGCAAAATGATGGCCATGTCCTCATATGGAGATGACACCACGTTGGGGCGACACCATCTGAAGACAAATGACGTCCCGCGCAGGTGAAGGTGGCGTCCGATGTGGAAGAGGCGGAGCTGGAGGGTCTGACACCGTCAACGGAGTATACGGTGACGGTGTACGCCATGTACGGAGAGGAGGCCAGCGACCCCATCACCGGCCAGCTCAGCACGCGTGAGTTGTGAGCGTGCCCGCCGCTGCCGCATTAAAATGGCGTCTGCAAGCGGAAGCCACCTGCTCTCAAGCTCGCGGCTCTCTTGCCTCAGCCTTTCATTAAGATTGATAGCACTTCATGTTGGCGTCCGAAGCCGCTGCTtcgttctttttgtgtcttcttTGATGAAACTTGGAAAGAGAAAGATTCCCAACAACGCAAATCCCTCCTGAAGTTTTGAAACCGGATCCGCGCAGTGAATGCCGTGCTCTGATTGGACGTCTCTGACATGCTCGCCCCCTCAGGGGCGCTGCTCCCGGCGACCAATCTGCGACTGACGGACGTGGGCCACAGCTCTGCCCGACTCAGCTGGGACTCCCCGTCCAGGAAGGCAATGGGCTACAGTGTCTTTTACACCCGCAGCGATGGTGTGGAAAGTAACCAGGTCCGACAAAAATCACTGAAGAAACATTTGTGAAAGTCAACATGCGAGCTGCTGCCACGTGAAGCCTCGGTGTGCACGCACGCGTAGGTGGAGGTGGGCCGCGAGACCAACTGGTTGCTAAGCAACCTGAGCCCTCAGACTGAGTACACAGTGGGCGTGGTTGCCACCTACGACCAGGGGCAAGCAGAGCCGGCCACGCAGAGCTTCTTAACACGTAAGCGTTTGGCCCGTTGACACACACGTGCGCGCATGCACCCATTCTCTGGGTTTCCTTGCTCAGGCAACGTTCCAGAACCAACGGACGTGAGAAGCCATGACACCTCTACGGCCGGCTTCCAGGTGTCGTGGCAGACCCCCACTGACGACGTGGCGCTCTACCGCCTCAGCTGGACGCCTGCAGACGGTGGCCACCGCGGCGACGGTGACAGCGGGGAGGTCGGTGTGTGCGCCTTCTCCATGTCAAACGCGCACGCCCAGATCCTTCAGTCGACCCTTCAAGTGACATGTCGTCCGTCAGGTGCTGCTCAACACCAACACGAACACCTACACGCTCACTGGACTCCGACCCTCGACCGAGTATGAGGTCCTCTTGAGCGCCATCTATGAGAATGAGGTGGAGAGCGAGCAGGTTGTGCTGCTGGAATACACGGGTATGCTCAGCGCACGTGCGCATTCTGGACAGACAACCGCATGAGTACACACGCGACTTTTTTGTCATTTGTAGTGGAGAGAACGACCACTGTTGCTATGACAACCACCAGCATTGCAGGTGAGATCTTTTGACTGAACGCACCTTTGATGTCTCTGTGTTATGGTTTTCATCGTTGTCCTCACCGTCACGCTTGCAGTGCCTCGTGACGGCGTGCGGGGCATGACCGTGGATGACCGGACCACCTCTAGTCTGCGGGTGTCATGGCAACACTTGGACGCCCACGACGTCCGCCATTACCGCCTCAGCTACAGCAGCGCGACCGGAAACCAGGAGACGGTAGGATGAGCAATGAAGAGAGCTAGAACTTTGGCGGAGATGGCCGTAAAGTGTTGCCATCCTCTTCCTTGCTGTTCAAGTGTGGGCACCGCGTAGAACGTGGGCGGCCGAGACCTTTTTGGAAAGCCAGAGCAGCTGACGGACATCTGGTTTGTTTTGTTGTGTCAGAGGTCGCTGCCGTCCACCCAGAGCAGTTTGGTTTTGCAGCCGCTGATGCCCGACACCCAGTACAAAGTGACTGTCACGCCTGTTTATCTGGATGGAGACGGCGCTACGGTCACGGCCACGGGACGCACGTGTACGTTTCTCACCATGTGCAATTTAGCTCACCCCCATCTGTCTGTATCGCTGCCACTCTGTTTTCTTTCTCTGGCTCTGTCTTACCGTCTGTGTCGCAGTTCCACTGTCACCTCCTGGGAATCTGCGCGTTTCCGAGGAATGGTACAACCGCTTCCGGATCAGCTGGGACCTTCCCGCTTCTCCCACGACAGGCTTCCGTGTGGTGTACCAGCCACTGTCGGGTCAGTGGCTCGAGCCGGCGTGAGCGCTCTCGGGCTGGCATAAGCGCTCTGAAGTCGGCCCTCTCGCTCAAGCCTGGTTGCGCCCGCAGCCCCAGGACCTGCCTTGGAGACCTTTGTGGGCCGGGACGTGAGCACCATGATGATCGTCAACCTGCTAAGTGACACCGAGTACGGCGTCAAAGTCCTGGCATCTTACAGTGGCGGGTCCAGCGAGGCGCTATTGGGCCGGGCCCGGACGCGTGAGTCTCTCAACGTGGCCTCCTATCCCAACACACGCGGCGTCAAAGCTCATTGTCTTGCGGCGATACCCCGGCAGAGCGCCTGGTCGTGAGCGACCTGCGCATTTACCAGCGGAGCGCCGATGGCTTGTGTGCTCGCTGGCAGCCGCAGAGACACGGCGCTGCCTACCGGGTCGTCATCCAGTCCGCTAACGGTGAGTAGCGTCTGCCGAGAGACACCGCGGCTGATTGCCTAAGATAAACACTACGCTTTGTCGGGGCAGCCGCATAGTGGCTTTGAGCAAGCAGTTGATTGAGCTGTCACCATGCAGGTGGTCACGTGGAGGAAGCTAAGCTGAGCGCAGGATCCATCACCCACTGTTTCAACAACTTAAGGCCCGACATGCTGTACAAGATCAGCGTTTACGCGCAGCTGCAGGACGGAAGCCAAGGCCCTGCAGTGACGGCCGCCGCCAAAACTCGTGAGTACTGACGGTGGGGTTGTGTTGCGTGATGTGACATGGCGGCTTTGCGACGACTTGTGCAGAAGCCGCTTCAACCCCTGCTCCCACCGTGCCGCCGACCACCATCTCGCTCCCCACAGTTCCCCCTGCCAAAGAAGGTAAGTGCACGTTCAACCGAGCAAAAAGCTAGCTTAGCATAGCAGAGTTAGGAGGAAAGACTGACAACCGGCCTCCCGAACAACACACAGTCTGCAAGGCAGCCAAGGCTGACCTGGCCTTcttggtggacggttcctggagCATCGGCGACGACAACTTCCTGAAGATCATCGGCTTCTTGTTCAGTACCGCCGGGGCGCTGGACCGCATTGGGCCCGACGGCACACAGGTAGGCCGCCTCAGAAGGCCGCGGCACGGGCCGGCCCGTCGGCTTTCATCACCCGTGTTGCAAGCGTCCGCCATGTGCCGCAGGTCGCCATCGC contains the following coding sequences:
- the LOC125987379 gene encoding collagen alpha-1(XIV) chain isoform X2, encoding MTSRHWMVTLGFLFLLRAPPARAQGRVSSPKRFRSKVLSPTELLVSWKEPRGPLDGYVVAYSTQPGDGETEVDVAKEDTRLLIDNFDASRDYAFKVFALRGELRSKPLVGGHQAEPSGRERLESQLPHDGAPTHANAITEGEEPFTCSTPAAADVVIMVDGSWSIGRSNFHLVRSFLENLVRAFEVDEDRTRVGLVQFSGEPRLEWHLNRHQSKAAVLDAVRNLPYKGGNTLTGLALSFVLENSFKAESGSRAHVPKVAILITDGKSQDDVVPPAQNLRNAGIRVFAVGVKNADEEELKAIASPPADMHVYNVAGFDVMSDIVGVLTRSVCRTVEQLAEAGGGAPPPEGLAPPRDLVTSDVTARSFRVTWTPPPTGQVERYRVVYYPANSGRPEEKVVPGSEHSVLLDHLSSLSEYQVAVFAVYRSTASEALRGSATTLALPTVEHLDLLEPTHDTMRVRWTTAPAASGYMILYAPLSQGELDDEKEVKVASDVEEAELEGLTPSTEYTVTVYAMYGEEASDPITGQLSTRALLPATNLRLTDVGHSSARLSWDSPSRKAMGYSVFYTRSDGVESNQVEVGRETNWLLSNLSPQTEYTVGVVATYDQGQAEPATQSFLTRNVPEPTDVRSHDTSTAGFQVSWQTPTDDVALYRLSWTPADGGHRGDGDSGEVLLNTNTNTYTLTGLRPSTEYEVLLSAIYENEVESEQVVLLEYTVERTTTVAMTTTSIAVPRDGVRGMTVDDRTTSSLRVSWQHLDAHDVRHYRLSYSSATGNQETRSLPSTQSSLVLQPLMPDTQYKVTVTPVYLDGDGATVTATGRTFPLSPPGNLRVSEEWYNRFRISWDLPASPTTGFRVVYQPLSAPGPALETFVGRDVSTMMIVNLLSDTEYGVKVLASYSGGSSEALLGRARTQRLVVSDLRIYQRSADGLCARWQPQRHGAAYRVVIQSANGGHVEEAKLSAGSITHCFNNLRPDMLYKISVYAQLQDGSQGPAVTAAAKTQAASTPAPTVPPTTISLPTVPPAKEVCKAAKADLAFLVDGSWSIGDDNFLKIIGFLFSTAGALDRIGPDGTQVAIAQFSDDTRTEFALSAYDHKERLLEAINKISYKGGNTQTGRAIRHMKDNIFTAEGGVRKGVPKVLVVLTDGRSQDDVSKVSEEMRMEGFVVFAIGFADADYAELVSIASKPSERHVFFVDDLDAVKKIEEKLVTFVCEAATATCPSVAMHGSGTTPGFRMMELFGLLGERYSSLPGVSMVPGTFNAFPCFRLHSDALLAQPTRFLHPEGLPSDYTIALLFRLLPNTPQEPFALWEVLDQDQQPLVGVILNNGGKTLTFFNNDYRGNFQTVTFEGPHVKKLFHGSFHKLHVVISKTSASVLVDCQDVSTKTIEAAGNISTDGTEVLGRIVRSRGNKDNSAPFELQMFDIVCSTSWASRDQCCELPSLRNEAQCPAMPKACTCTQDSRGPAGPAGPPGGPGTRGARGERGVPGPVGPAGAVGEPGVPGPQGAPGPLGPSGRSIRGSPGAPGEPGQKGESGQRGLQGVAGRVGTPGREGLPGPRGLPGKDGPPGRPGSSGTIGSPGAPGAPGNTGAPGKHGELGPPGPSGTKGDKGERGDLQSTATVQTIARQVCEQLIQSHMAQFNTLLNHAPSPSVTIRTVPGPPGEPGRNGSPGPQGEQGPSGRPGFPGQNGQNGQPGERGPPGERGEKGSAGVGVQGPRGPPGPPGAPGQGRSGSPGPSGRPGNPGAPGRPGVPGPVGSAGPPGYCDQNSCVGYNVGVQLPSNIFPNYGEAEEEDPYRYYQPDYPPPRPVQDPELDTERSELELNSQDEGVGP